GTGGTGCCAAactaatcaaataataaatttatgattaggcaaaaataaagattttaatAAGTAAAGTGTTTCTCTTTTGCATAGGGTAGGTCACTAAAGGTCCAATTATTTCTCACTAAGCCAAGGAGTGGTACTTAAAAAGATGCCACTGCACTAACtattagggctgggcattttatccgttaaatttgattcgattcgttatccgttgctattcgattcgaaaattccgaatatccgtaagctttcgaagcaaagcaaatactaaaattcaatatccgtcaaaatcgaagcaaatcacaaatattaaaattttgggaagcgaatatccgatccgatccgtcaatatataaatacatgtatattttgattatatttaaagttttaaatgtataaaattatataattattattctaatatattatttgatagattctattcatattattacttatataaaagtattacataaaaggaagagaaaatatttacgataattataatttttttttaagttttgtgttattataattttaactaagtttaaaaatttacaaaatatgaagattcattgctttttttaatttttatcttttatatcatgcaaaaaatatattttacaaaacaaatttgtatcaaatttttaagattatttgtattaatcaaaacaaatgagagatccgtaagtatccgcgaatatccgcaaatatctatttattttccggatatccgtttttccgaatatccgtatttttccgaagcaaagcaaatcgaaaaatcagatatccgtaacattcgaagcaaatcacaaataccttcaaaaacccgaatatccgatccgtgcccaggcctactAACTATGGAGACTCTTCCTTATAAAGcgaataattaaatttaaattatcaaaacatTAATTTTGCACACTTTATGTTGTGTTCTATAAAACGCGACCTAATTTATAAGAAACAGTTATGAGTTCAGATTTtggaattaaaataataataaaaacttgaCTCAAAGACTTTCTGAcaagtttattttttaagaaacatAGTTAATCaaaattgatttgttttattataaagtaTATTGTATGTCATCAATCATCATTGatcagttttgttttttctcttcaaaCACAAGAAAAACCGAATATAATGTCTAATGAGATTCAGATTCTatatacaactttttttaatatacaaagACTAATAGTtttcacaaataaaaaaaaaatgtggaaTATTCCCTGGAGAAGTGACGTGTCGGGCGACTATGAGGGGGGAATCCAGCTCATCACCATAAGAGGGGGAACGTCATCTCAAGCGCATTATAGACCCAGAAGCGCATGTTAAAAAGGTCAGCTTTTGGACGAGAGCAAAAGAGACTTGGATTACTTTTCTTTCTGTCTGTCTGTCACTCGATTTGTTATTTCTCACGGTGGGAGGCTTTTTATTTGTCCTTCATCGTTCGTTTACTTCAACTTGCTTTGTATTCTACGCTCCACGGACTAATCAAACCaatgagataaaaaaaatataaattaaaaactaaagaaaataaaaaataaaaatatctttgtttttcttcttccttcttcttctttcatatTGATGTGTACTCTTCACCTCTAAGTTTTGACCAAAAAAGCTTCGTCCTTTTCTCTTTGGAACATACCCAAGATTGCGTTACAACTTGAGATTCACTCTTCATATCTCGTCTTCGTGATGAATTATCATCAATGgaggtttggtttgtttttacaattatttttattttttttggtcaaagttTGTGACTTCTTCATTGGGTATTATTGCTCTATTTGGCTATCTTTTGCCCAAAGGCTCAATCTTTAGTAGTTTGGTCTTATTACTCTTATAAAAAGTTTCTTTGTGAGAAGTTTCTTTGAGCTTTtgtaattttattgattttttgtttttgatagatgatgatgagctcttcttcttcttctactacaCAAGTTGCATCGTTGAGAGAGATTGGGATGTATGAACCGTTCCAACAGTTGTCTGGTTGGGAAAATGCTTTCAACACTAGAGGTAGTAGTAGTAAtcagaacaacaacaacaacaacaacaatccgAGTTCTTCTACAGTTCCTGAGGTGGATGCTCGAGCAGAAGCAGATGATCACAATAAGGTTCAGGTTTTACTTCTTACACATATTCATGTTGACTTGTGTGTTTAAAACTAGTGGTTACTTAAATTACACTGCAGGCGAACTATACATCTATGTATAATAACTCTGTTGAAGCAGAACCTTCTAGTAATAATGATCAGGACGAAGACCAAGTCAATGATAAGGTACTATAACTACACACAACAAGAGTTTTTTTAGCATTTAGGATAAGAGACATGATAAGAGACATGAATTGTTATTGTTCATTATGTATGCACAGATGAAACGGCGATTAGCTCAGAACCGAGAAGCTGCTCGCAAAAGCCGTTTGAGAAAGAAGGTAAGAGGATTAACTTTGGTGGATTTTTCTTTGTAGTAATGAAGAGAGAGAAAGGCTTATAACAGAGTTGTTGTGTATATATTTGCCTTCTAGGCACATGTTCAGCAGTTAGAAGAAAGCAGGCTAAAGTTATCACAGCTCGAGCAGGAACTTGCAAGAGCTAGGCAGCAGGTGTGTCCTTGAGCTCAAAGCTTCTTCATTTTTCCTGTGTTTCATATCAACGACTCAAtgccttttgttttctttttctgtttacaGGGACTATGCGTACGCAATTCATCAGACACTAGTTATCTTGGACCAGCTGGCACCATGAACACAGGTCAGTCTTTATATCACTAAACTtatttaaccaataatatttgagataaataaatttattcaaaatgacAATCTTTGTAAAATTTAGCATTGATAAATGTCTTATTAATCTTGGTTAATTTTTAAAGGAATTGCAACATTTGAGATGGAATACACACACTGGCTAGAAGAACAAAACAAGAGAGTGAGTGAGATAAGAAGAGCGCTCCAAGCTCATATCAGCGACATTGAGCTCAAAATGCTTGTTGACACATGCTTAAACCACTACTCTAATCTCTTCCGCATGAAAGCTGACGCTGCAAAGGCTGATGTCTTCTTCTTGATTTCTGGTATGTGGCGAACTTCCACCGAACGCTTCTTCCAGTGGATTGGAGGTTTCCGCCCTTCCGAGCTCTTAAatgtaataaacaaaaaaaaaactcctttGTTTACCACACTCGTTAGAAAACACAATAATACTAAGTGATTTTGTTACACAGGTTGTGATGCCGTACATTGAGCCGTTAACGGATCAGCAGCTGTTGGAGGTGAGAAACCTACAGCAGTCGTCTCAGCAAGCAGAGGAAGCTCTTTCTCAAGGCTTGGATAAACTTCAGCAAGGTTTGGTCGAGAACATTGCTGTTGACATAAGAGTTGTTGAGTCTGTTGTGAGTCACGGTGCTCAAATGGCTTCAGCTATGGAGAATCTTCAGGCATTGGAGGGTTTTGTTAACCAGGTATAACTCACTCACATTCTTCATGTCTGTGTCTTTTCTAATGTCTGTATTTGGAAACAGGCGGATCATCTGAGAAAGCAGACACTGCAGCAAATGAGTAAGATCTTGACGACAAGACAGGCTGCTCGAGGGTTGCTCGCTTTAGGAGAGTACTTTCACAGGCTCCGTGCTCTGAGTTCTCTTTGGGCAGCTCGTCCACGAGAACGCActtaaacaagttttttttggaGTCAAATCAAAAGAGAACAGAGAAAGCACAAGGTGAAAGACTGAGTCAACACTCGAATGATGTTTGTTAGCTAGGGACTTGTTTATCTAAGTGTATGGAGAAGATGTAGAGTGATTCTATTCTCTCCATTagagcatcatcatcatcatcatcttcctcattGATGTTTTTGGTTTTGCTAAATGAATTCGTTAGAGAAATGAATAAAGATGATGTAAATTTGGGTTGGAAAAACATTTGAACatgttaatatttgtatttaatgtaAACCTACGAATTTTTACCTTCTATATGTCACAGTCTTCACTCTTCAGAACACATCTAAAAAAAAGCTTTAAAAGTTTGTCATTGTTTTGGTGATGGGGCACCTACAACAATCGTCTCAGTATGCAGAGAATGCTATCATCTCTTGTTGGAGATGGATTACATTTTTCGGACAGGACCCATCAAATAAACACAATTTGGTCCAGAtgaattgatcagtatacttctAATACTCGCCATTCTTGGCTTTCaataattaagcaaaaaaaaaaaatcaatctgaTGAGAGATTATTATGTTTTGCATGCAGAAATCAGGATTAGGCACTACATCACAAATGATCTCGATTAGTGACTGAATCTAACACCAACaacaataagattttttttattattcctTTTTCAAAGACACTTATATAATTGATAATTCTACAGATTTATTTCTTTGCTCCAATGCTTCTTACTTTTGTTTGTAACAGATTGAACGTGGTTTTGTTAAGATAACCAATCagggttataacttataagatGATTATTTTGTTCATCCAAATGTTTCTGATACAAgatgattatttgtatttaaGGACTTGTTCTTATGATTCAACAATCATTATGAAAAATTTCATAAACATtagaaaataacaaattttctTGTTAGAAATgcttaaaactttttttttctgaaagcaaaatctttgttttctttaagaTTATAATTAACGAAGTGGCCCCACATAATTCCCGGGGAAATTCAATTTTGTTGTAGTTTGATGAGAGGATTAGAGGGTGAAGAGGACCGGTTAAAGAGAGTAAACCGGGAGTGAAAAGAAGACAAGAGATCAGGTGGTGCGAAAGACCAATGATGAGGAACTGAAGACAAGACAGAACAGTAGACACTGTCTGAAGCATTAGTCTTCTTCTACTTCATCGGGAAACTCTTTATCTTTCTATCTTAGCTGTACTTGCATTTTTCTCCGTACCCTTTTATTCTCCCTTATTGGCTTCTCTTTTTCGATAACCTAAAAATTTACAGTACATCTAtttactactccctccgtttcttaaagagtgtcgttgtgacatttttcacacagattaagaaagttgttgaaatatatgtaagttgtaattaattatacctctttgaccaatagtattttagataaataaaattatttataaaatcaatgcagtttgcaattaattttcagctgaaagttagtataatttacattggaattgtaaagtgacactctttgtgtaacaaaaaaatgaactcagagtgacacttattatgaaacagagggaatatatACACGTACTCTTATTTGTTCCTCGAATGAAGGTAAATTCAAGTAAGATTCTAAAACATTAATTTTAGTGTAATTTTGTCAAAGAATTTCAAAATAACATCAGTTCACCAAATTTATTCTTTTGtaatactaaattaaatttattatgtaTAATACAATCCAtcatatcaaatattaaaaatattttttatttagtaatataGTTTGATTATGTCATTGATTagttaaatttgtaaaataattgtATCATACTATTTTGTACTTTTCACTTTAATTTCACAACAAATTAGTAtttattaaatagttaaaatttgtgataataatattctattattttgtatttttattgtaataaaaattctctctgtttcaaattatattatggtttatgtttatgttatttcaaaatataagatgttttgggATTTTAAgattaactttaattttattggaaTTTGTTCAACCAATAAGACTTCACAGTATTTTTTAATAGTTGGCTGaatgatttcaaaattatatctttaaaaatgtttttagaagaatgtaaaatttttaatctttgtgtattcaactaaaatatcatatattaagaaacagaagagtataatataaattatcataacatttgtaataaatataataaaatataaatatataaatataaacaaactTTACCtttaagttataaatttttattttgacttCAAGgtgtatttaaatatattaaagaatttcgaaatataataaattaataatataatagtatGAAATTTAGTTCTAATATAGCATTTAGTTTTGTGATtggaaaatagaaaaataaagtaatacattttttatttccaAAAACGCATTTACTGATGCAAAGTAGGTTAGCTCGAAATCATATGACATTGCTTGATCCCAATTTGGAATATCTTCTAACTAATTTTAGGGGTGAACGATCATCTGTTATAATTCATAACTAGAGATTGACCTGTACGTCCGTGAAGAtattagtttttacttttttataaattgattcgtaattagtgttatatattttatatgtgtcatcatataattaattgtataagTATTTGAACATTTTCAggtttttatatatcaaaatctAATCTGAATCAAATTGGATAATATGGttgttttggttatttggttattttaagattatttttagtttgaattcaaaattCCCGAACTGaatcaattaatattattacttttgGTACAAATATCCGAATTTGTTTCAGCTGCATtagtttttagatattttaagtttttatacaTCAAAATCGAACTCATCCAGACTTAgaaatatctaaacttaaaatctatattaaattttataatatccgaatgaaacttaattttaaaattaataatgctACTCGAAGGAATAGCTGAACAGATACCTGAATGTAAATGTCTAATTGATTATGTGAATAAATTTAAACTACCTTTTGTCAACTATTTTAAATTCTTGTCTGAAACAAagcaattttatttaaacatattgaattattatggttaatatgtaaataaatgctgtcaaaatattattagtaaaaaatattaaagaaatagTTAAAGGAATGAGAAAAAGAAcgtaaaaaaaattggagataaataagttttgttttgtaCTTCTATAATATATGATGTTGATTTATTCGGAAAGAATAGTTAATAAAGTACTTATCAGTAAATTAATGTATGAAAAGATGTAATAGATCgccgtcaaaaaaaagaaaagatgtaATAGATCTGATGAAAATATGGTTAGTTCTATTTGTACTTTCAGATGGGCCaatgataaaattatactaaaacatcaaatatgtGTTATTCGTTTTTGAAATTGCCTGTACGTTGGATTCGTGTATAATTTAAGATTGTGTTGAAGTGAGATAGAAAGATCACTAATTTACGGTAATATGTGATCAATTCAAAATCAGAGTTTtccaaaaatgaaaacaatattaGCTGTTTGCACCATATGGTACATCGAATATTAGCTGTGATGTTTCTCTTCCTTCTTTGTGTATTTCCCTATCTCTCGATCTGTCTTCAATATCCCCTAAAGGAGATTAcgatttgattttgaaatcttccCTTACAAGTGTATTGTTTCTCATAGTATGCACCCGGCCAGATAAACTCAAACTTACAGAAAAAACATCACTCCCGTACCGACAAAACTATTGACCCACTAAAAAGATGTTTAAATATCCTACAAAAACtcacaaagaagatagatttcactctaaaaaattacaaaagacgaaagaaattaattattttaatga
The Raphanus sativus cultivar WK10039 chromosome 1, ASM80110v3, whole genome shotgun sequence DNA segment above includes these coding regions:
- the LOC108839461 gene encoding transcription factor TGA3, encoding MEMMMSSSSSSTTQVASLREIGMYEPFQQLSGWENAFNTRGSSSNQNNNNNNNNPSSSTVPEVDARAEADDHNKANYTSMYNNSVEAEPSSNNDQDEDQVNDKMKRRLAQNREAARKSRLRKKAHVQQLEESRLKLSQLEQELARARQQGLCVRNSSDTSYLGPAGTMNTGIATFEMEYTHWLEEQNKRVSEIRRALQAHISDIELKMLVDTCLNHYSNLFRMKADAAKADVFFLISGMWRTSTERFFQWIGGFRPSELLNVVMPYIEPLTDQQLLEVRNLQQSSQQAEEALSQGLDKLQQGLVENIAVDIRVVESVVSHGAQMASAMENLQALEGFVNQADHLRKQTLQQMSKILTTRQAARGLLALGEYFHRLRALSSLWAARPRERT